The Fibrobacter sp. genome contains the following window.
CAGATCGGGAGTCGGACCCGAGACCTCTTCCTTACCAAGGAAGTGCTCTACCACTGAGCTACCTGGGCTTTTCTTAGGTGCGCCCAAAGATAGTTTAAGTTTAATCCTTTTGCAAGGGATTTTGTAAAAAGATTAATCGTCAAGAACCTGCAGGTACTGCGGTTCCATATAAAGCTTGACCTGGTCGCCCGGGTTGTAAATTTCGTCGGGGTCGGTCATCACACGAAGCTTGAGGCTTTCTGCATTGCCTACGCCGGGAAGTTCTGCAATCAGCTCCCAGTAGTCGCCACGGAAAATACGTTCCAGAATGCGGGCGTCAAAGACGTTGTTCTCGAAGGATTCGCCGGCGGTGCAAACGTGGATGTCTTCCATACGGATGGCGATGCCGCCGCAGGATTTGCCTACATTGTCGCCTTCGGATGATACTGCCCATTGAGGGTCTTTTTCCAGAACCAGTTCGCCAAAGGCTACCTTTGCTAGTTTGTCTGCAACGCGCTCGCTTTCGAGGATGTTGCATTCGCCCATGAAGGTTGCCACAAAGCGGTTTACCGGATGTTCGTAAACATCTTCGGGAGTGCCGTCCTGAACGATGGCGCCCTTGTACATCACCAGCACGCGGTCGCTAACGGCGATGGCTTCGTCCTGGTCGTGGGTCACCATGATGAAGGTGGTGTCCGTCTTCTTCTGGACTTCCTTCAGTTCCACCTGGAGCTTCTTGCGGAGGTTTGCATCCAATGCGGAAAGGGGTTCGTCCAGCAACAGAATGTCGGGCTCGTTCACCAGGGCGCGGGCGAGAGCCACACGCTGCTTCTGACCGCCGCTCAAGGTTGCGGGCATTTCGTTCTTCAGGTCGGTGATGTTCACCATTTCCATCATGGCGTTTACACGCTTCTCGATTTCGTCTTTGGGAACCTTGTGGCTCTTGAGACCGAAGGCGATGTTGTTGAAAACGTTTAGATGGGGGAACAGGGCGTAACTCTGGAACACCGTATTGATGGGACGGTGCGCCGGAGACTTGTTGGAGATGACTTCGCCACTGAGAATCACTTCGCCTGCGTCGGCCTTTTCGAAGCCTGCGATAATGCGAAGAAGCGTGGTCTTTCCGCAGCCGGAAGGACCAAGCAAGGTAACGAACTGACCGTCCTTGATGAATACGTCAATTCCCTTGAGCACGGCCTTTTCGCCGAAGCTCTTGGAAACATTCTTAACCTGAAGATCGAAAGATTTCATATTTGAGTTGTGAGTTTTGAGTTATGAGCTATGAGTCTTAAAAAGCGCGGCTACGCCGCCAAACAAAAACTCAAAGCTCAAGTCTCATTGCTCACTGCTAGCTATGCAAGTACTCGATGATGGCGTCGTGGATGGTGGTGAACACGCTGCGCAGTTCCTTTTCATCTTCTTCAAGGAGGGTCACGCGGAAGCCCTTGAGGTCGGTGCTGAAACTGGTGCTCGGCACCACGCAGATTCCCTTGGCGCCCAACAGGTAGTACACGAAGCGGTAGTCCAGGTTGTCGGTCTTGGAGCACCATTCTTCAACCTTGGCCTTGATCAGCGGATTGTCAATCTTCATGGTCTGGTGGTTGTTCAGAACACCTTCACGGAAGATGATGGTGTTGTAGAATGCACCGTAGGTGGGGTTGAAGTAAAGTTCGGGAATGTCGCTCAAGATTTCGTTGATGATAGCGGAGCGGCGGCCGATCTTTTCGTTCAAAGCCTGGCGGTGTTCCATGAAGCGAGGATCGCCCAGTACGCGAGGAATGGTCATCTGGGGAAGCGTTGTGGAGCAAACTTCCACCATCTTGGCGTTGTCCAAAGCGCGGCAGAAGGCGTCGAACTGTTCGTCCTTGTCGCGGTTGTAGTATTCAACCCATCCGCAACGAGCACCCGGCCACGGGTATTCCTTGGAAATGCCCTTCATGGCAATAGCCGGAACGTCGCCGATGTATTCGGCCAGGGCGTAGGCGTGAGCTCCATTGTAGGTAATCTTGTTGTAGATTTCGTCGCAGATGATGAAGAGGTTGTAACGCTTGGCGATATCAACGATCTTCTTCAAGATTTCCAGGGGGTACACCATGCCGGTGGGATTATCCGGGTTGAGAACCAGGATGCCTGCGATGCTGGGGTTGTACTTCACCTTATTTTCCAGTTCTTCAAGGTCCGGATACCAGTGGTTTTCGGGCTTGAGGCTGTAAGTAATGGCGGGTGCATGAGCGTGGGCAGCTTCTGCAGAGCTGTGGGTGCTGTATGCAGGAGACGGTCCGATAATGCGGGTGGTCATGGACAGCAGGCTATAGAGCGTTGCGATAGCATCGCCAAGGCCGTTGAAGAACAGAATGTCGTCAACAGTAATCTGAGCACCGCCCAGCTTGTTGGTTTCCTTCACCAGGAATTCGCGGGTTTCCAGCATGCCCTTGGACGGGCAGTAACCATAGGAACGGTTGGTCTTGGAAAGGTCCACGACGATGTCCTTGATCCATTCAGGGACCTGGCACTTCTTTTCAATGGGGTCGCCGATGTTTTCCCAGTGGATGTTCGGCATGCCCAGCGTCTTAAGGAGGTTCGCCTTCTTAACGATCTCACGGATTTCGTAAGACAGTTCCTTGGCGCCATCGGTAAGCAAACGCTTTCTCATTTTATACTCCTGTATCGTACTGAAAAATTCAAAAATTTACCGCTTAATAATAGATAAAAATTGATTTTTGAATTTCCTTGTTTTGTGGTTTATGGTTTAAATTTGGCTAAAATAAAAAGGGCTGTCCTTGCGGGACTGCCCTTTGAATTCCTTTTATCTGTTTCGCTAGTTGGTTACGTACAGACCTTTACAATTCCTGAACAGTCGCACACGATTTAACGCAGGCTCGTGCTTCCGCCGCGCCCGCCGCAATCGCTGCTGCGATGATGTTCTGTTCAAAGACGTTCTTCATATTCTGTAATATACTTCAGAAAAAAGATTGCGTCAAGACGAAGCAAAAAAAAAATTATTTTTGTAACGGAAGCGAATGCTCCTTCTTGAACCTTTAACCTTTATCCTTTCCGCTTTATGCTCCTATACGATCCCATCCGCAAGAAGGATGTTCCTGCAACGCCCGAAGAACACGTGCGCCAGGCGACCATCCGCTACTTGCTGGATCAGGTGAAGGTTCCAGAACATCTGATTGCGGTGGAATTCCCTTTGGGATCCATAGACTCGAAGACAGATGACCGCGTAGACATTATGGTCCATAATTTCAGGGCTGGAGCTACTATCGATAGGCCTTGGCTCCTGGTGGAATGCAAGGCTCCCGGTGAGTACACCTGGCCCCGCCTACAGCAGCAGCTGAACAAGTATTTGCAGATTCTAACGCCAAGCTATGTGATGCTTTCGTTGGGTGACGCTGTACGTTACTTTAAATTGGATCCCGCTACAAAGCGGTTTGAAAAAATCGAAACCCTGCCTCTGTTTCAATAGGAGTCTGCGGGGCAATCTTACTGCACTACAGAAGATACTTCACCATCCTTGAATCGGGTGGTGAGCCTGTCTCCGGATTTCAGCTGGCTTGCGTTACGGATAAACTTTCCATTAGCGTCAAGGGTGAGGGAATAACCTCGGGCCAGTGCTGTTGCCGGGTCTGCCGCCTTGACCTTGGTTTCGTATAAGTTAAATGTTGACTTGGCGAGATCTAGAATTTTTCTGGTTCCCTGCCTAAGGCCTTCGGTGTCTCTGTCGAGGCGGGCATTTTCATCGCGAAGGACGTAATGCAGGTCGCGCTTGAGATTGCTGGTGCAAACGGTCAGCTTTGTCTTTTCGCTTTGGATTCTTCCTGTAACCAACTGCTGTAGACTTGTTCCCATGGCAGCAAGATTTCGATTTTCCTGCACAAGGGAGTCCTTGGCTGCAATGGCGATTTCTGAAGCGCGCTGCTGCATGTTTGCCCAGCTATCTGCAACCCGGTCTATGAGACGTTTTGCGGTGTCCGTAGGTGTGATACAGCTTTGGTAGGCGACTTCGTCAAGAAGGCTCTTGTCGATTTCGTGGCCGATTCCGGTGAATACGGGAATGGGATAGTTGGCCACAGCCCTGCACAGGGCTTCGCTGTCAAAGAAATTCAGGTCGGTCTTTGAACCGCCACCGCGGATGATGCAGACTACGTCGAGGTCGTCTACCTTGGACAGTTGCTCCAGGGCTGCAAGAACGGAGGGCTCTGTGTCGGCCCCTTGCATCTTTGCGTAGGCGGTCATGACCTTGAAGTGGAAGGGGGAATCTTTCAGCTTGGTTGTAAAATCGTTGTAGGCTGCAGTTCCTTCGCCGGTTATAAGTCCGATGCGGATGGGAATCTGTGCCAAATCCAGCTGCTTGTTCTTATCAATCAGTCCTTCCAGGGCCAGTCGCTTTAAGATGGCGCTTTTGGTAAGAGCCAGTTCGCCAACAGTGTAAACCGGGTCGATATCAAGAACCTGGGCCTGCAATTTTCCATAGGGAATGTACAGGTCTGCTTTGATCAGAAAGCTGACCTTGAGCTGTTCCTTTAATGCAAAAGGCGTTGCGCAACTTTCGGTCTTTGCACGAAGGGCGTTGAATTTTGCGCTGAAGCAGTACAACGGAATCGTTGCTAGGGGAGAAACGTTACCTTCTTCAAAATCCGCTATGCTCAGGTAAACAATCTTGGCCTTTTCATTAATCTGGGTAATGACCCCATGAACCCACACGGCCGGAGTTTCGTCCAGCCTGTGCTTTAAAGCTTTCATGTATTGGGTTACTGAAAAGGATTTAATCTCTGCTTCCACGGTGAGAATATAACTATTTCTTTTCTACTTTTACCGTACTATGGCAAAAGTTGTATCTGCAATGGAAGTTCGTCAAAACTTTGGCTCTCTGCTGAACCAGGTTTCATTGAAGGACGAAGAAATCGTTATTGAACGCGCCGGCAAGCCCCTGGCTCGCCTGGTGGGTGTATCCGCTCCCACCGCCGGCAAGCTGGACTTCCGCGATAT
Protein-coding sequences here:
- the xseA gene encoding exodeoxyribonuclease VII large subunit; protein product: MKALKHRLDETPAVWVHGVITQINEKAKIVYLSIADFEEGNVSPLATIPLYCFSAKFNALRAKTESCATPFALKEQLKVSFLIKADLYIPYGKLQAQVLDIDPVYTVGELALTKSAILKRLALEGLIDKNKQLDLAQIPIRIGLITGEGTAAYNDFTTKLKDSPFHFKVMTAYAKMQGADTEPSVLAALEQLSKVDDLDVVCIIRGGGSKTDLNFFDSEALCRAVANYPIPVFTGIGHEIDKSLLDEVAYQSCITPTDTAKRLIDRVADSWANMQQRASEIAIAAKDSLVQENRNLAAMGTSLQQLVTGRIQSEKTKLTVCTSNLKRDLHYVLRDENARLDRDTEGLRQGTRKILDLAKSTFNLYETKVKAADPATALARGYSLTLDANGKFIRNASQLKSGDRLTTRFKDGEVSSVVQ
- a CDS encoding type II toxin-antitoxin system Phd/YefM family antitoxin — encoded protein: MAKVVSAMEVRQNFGSLLNQVSLKDEEIVIERAGKPLARLVGVSAPTAGKLDFRDIGKLPNQIWED
- a CDS encoding ABC transporter ATP-binding protein → MKSFDLQVKNVSKSFGEKAVLKGIDVFIKDGQFVTLLGPSGCGKTTLLRIIAGFEKADAGEVILSGEVISNKSPAHRPINTVFQSYALFPHLNVFNNIAFGLKSHKVPKDEIEKRVNAMMEMVNITDLKNEMPATLSGGQKQRVALARALVNEPDILLLDEPLSALDANLRKKLQVELKEVQKKTDTTFIMVTHDQDEAIAVSDRVLVMYKGAIVQDGTPEDVYEHPVNRFVATFMGECNILESERVADKLAKVAFGELVLEKDPQWAVSSEGDNVGKSCGGIAIRMEDIHVCTAGESFENNVFDARILERIFRGDYWELIAELPGVGNAESLKLRVMTDPDEIYNPGDQVKLYMEPQYLQVLDD
- a CDS encoding type I restriction enzyme HsdR N-terminal domain-containing protein, which produces MLLYDPIRKKDVPATPEEHVRQATIRYLLDQVKVPEHLIAVEFPLGSIDSKTDDRVDIMVHNFRAGATIDRPWLLVECKAPGEYTWPRLQQQLNKYLQILTPSYVMLSLGDAVRYFKLDPATKRFEKIETLPLFQ
- a CDS encoding pyridoxal phosphate-dependent aminotransferase, whose translation is MRKRLLTDGAKELSYEIREIVKKANLLKTLGMPNIHWENIGDPIEKKCQVPEWIKDIVVDLSKTNRSYGYCPSKGMLETREFLVKETNKLGGAQITVDDILFFNGLGDAIATLYSLLSMTTRIIGPSPAYSTHSSAEAAHAHAPAITYSLKPENHWYPDLEELENKVKYNPSIAGILVLNPDNPTGMVYPLEILKKIVDIAKRYNLFIICDEIYNKITYNGAHAYALAEYIGDVPAIAMKGISKEYPWPGARCGWVEYYNRDKDEQFDAFCRALDNAKMVEVCSTTLPQMTIPRVLGDPRFMEHRQALNEKIGRRSAIINEILSDIPELYFNPTYGAFYNTIIFREGVLNNHQTMKIDNPLIKAKVEEWCSKTDNLDYRFVYYLLGAKGICVVPSTSFSTDLKGFRVTLLEEDEKELRSVFTTIHDAIIEYLHS